The window TAAAAGATGGGGATGATTGTTGTTTAACCTCAGTAATTTATGCACAACAAGTCAAAATTGCAATAAGTAAGCAATAAGTGGATGATCTAAACTTGCCATGTATCCTTGAACAGTCTTAGCTATGAGCCCTGTGACTCAAGAATTTTATCCTATACTGCTGCAAAGAGCTTACGAAGCTACATTAGAGAATCTAAACACTATTTCCAGGAAACGTGATGtcttttttaattctaaaagtcagttatttttatattgctAGAACATGAAagactcatttaaaatgtaaaacatacaCCTTCAGAaaacaataaattataaaccTTTTAAAACATTAAGTCATTTTACATATCTTGCCCTAGGATGCATTTGACCAGTGAGAAAAAATATTCTATAACAGAAATCTTGAAATAAATCTCAACTACATTAATAAAACACAGCTAACATGGACATATTAATATTCTGcacattttaataaaagcttaGTACCTCAGCCCTGCGGAAAAGCTCAGTCTTGAGGAAGACTCCCAAGGCAAAGGTGGTGGCTCCAGAGACCATGGCGACCCATGACAGTAGCCACACACCCTGGGCCAAACGTACCCTCTTCTGGAAGGGAAACTTGATCTTGAGAAGTGCCATGCTAGAAAGAAGAAGGAGTGGAGGGAAATAGGGATGAGTTGGAGGAAGTGAgacaaataaatgcaaactcTTAGTTAAAATTGTCCTCTGAATTTAttgtaattaaattacaaaTATCGAGGCTACTCCAGGGAAGATGGGAGAGAAGCCAAGATAGACAATTTAGAGCTTTGAAGAATAAATATCTGCCCCAGTGGCTGATTCAAGGGTAATCCTTAAATCtactgtaagtaaaaaaaagttatgtatAACAGGTAATTCAAAGCAATTATTCCTTTTTTTGCTAATTGTTTTTGTAAACGTTATTAATCCATTAATCCAAGCtttgttgtaaaaataaataaattaataaatcagaAGCTTCACTCAgctatttaatttcttttagaAGATGCAGAAGATTTATGATTACCTTCAAAGATTGTTTTGCGTCCTTCACTTGGGACTGAAAACAGCACACTTTCTATAGTTCTGCAGCCATTTTGACAAGGACTCtggaatataatataaagtattaTGCCTTGGGTGTCATaatctcatctgttcagagcTGATCCTATTAAACTAACCAATAAGAATAGCCAATAGCAATTCAGACACTTGTCCTCTGAACAAACCTGCCCTTGACCTGCAAAGAcaaagagaaggagggagagataaACAAGGTACATTTTGGATAGGAGGTATTCTTGTGCGAGGTAATAAAGGAAGAGAAGTAGAATTGATGAAGGGGGAGATTGGAACAATGAGGGAGAAAGTAGGAAGAAAGTTGtctgtgtgtaagagagacagATTACAAGAGAAGCTGAATTCTATAACACGAATAACCACAGCTATGCGTGCTAAAATCTCAGCCACGCAAtaagaatttagaattttatatgtatatatatatatatatatatatatatatatatatatatatatatatatatatatatatatatatatatatatatatgtgtgtgtgtgtgtgtgtgtgtgtgtgtgtgtgtgtgtgtgtgtagtggtgcttgaaagtttgtgaaccctttagaattttctatatttctgatatttctgcataaatatgacctaaaacatcgtcagattttcacacaagtcctaaatgtagataaagagaatccaattaaacaaatgacacaaaaccattatattttgttatttatttattgaggaaaatgatccaatatgacatatctgtgagtggcaaaagtaccctacactttaaataaaaagggCTCCCCAGGGATTCCTCCAATAATTAAGAATTATTAGCCTCCTAAAGAGTTTCTGCTAGGAACCATACCTAAAAAGGAAagcagggaaaaaaattaagagtAATGTATTGCCATAGTATTGACAAGTATTGGCAAAGTGTTTTACTATTTAAtactaattataattatactaattataataatataaatatataacataaatatacataataataaatataataaaatgtatactattatactattatCCTTTTCTTTTAGATCCTTTTACACAGCTTTatatgtaagtaaataagtaataagtaaGTATACAATTTCTCTTTTTAGTTGAAAAGAGGGAAAGCGACTGGACATGCAATAAACAAtgaaaggagaaaaataaaatattttcacagaacACAGAACAAGGAGAGCATGACACCATCAGGTTTACCATCAACTCTAGTAAAACATATACTTTAACAACCCCAAattctttttgtacattttaatttttgttttcttcaattgaattgaaaatcaTTTTCAGTCCTGATTTGTAAAGTAAATCAGTTTCCAGAAAACTGATACAAAATTTGTACTATGAAGAAATAATTAATGTATCAGTAGTTGAAGGTCCTGTCTGAAGAAGAACATTGTCTTTAATGAGATGGAAAAACAAGCACACAAAATCCCTGTCTGCATTTCTCCAATTATATTCCTAACCCAAACCAGTCTCAATAATTTGGCCAACATGAATCAATCATATAAACCAGCCTAAAGCCCCTCTGTAGGCCCTCTGGTCCAGTCCCCGACCTCACGATCTCTCTGTGACTGCCTCTCCTTTGACTGGGAAGGAATTTGGCTTATAAAATTATCCAGCATCTTCTGCGCTGTAAGATAGGTAATGTCATAAGGCTCCTTCTGTGCAATTCCTGCACACCCCTCTGTTCTCTGTTCTCCTGATCCTTTTATCTCCTCTAGGCTGTATTGATTAGATAGAACTTCGCCAGGCCTACGGGCCAGCATGCTGATGGAGTGTATTTCTGTCTCTAAACCTAAATGCTGCATTGTGACCCTGGGGACATGCTCTTTGGCCTTTGCATCTGGTATCTTCCTGTACATGGTAGAGTTTATATCTACAGCAGTAGAGTGAAGGTTGGAATCTCCTGGAATTTCCAGGAgggcacttgcatctgtcttcTCTAATCCAACCCAGGGGTCTTGACTTTCTGTCCAAGGCAAAAATGCTGCCACATGCTCCTGCCTGTCAGCTGAATCTCCTTGCCCAGGGAATAACCAATCAGAAACCCCATCTTCCCTTTTCCGCACAGATGATTGGTTATCCCTGAGTCCTAAGGTTCTATCTGATTTGTCTGTGTCCAATTGACCACGTGATGAGGAGGAGAATAAGATGTTCTTCACAGCATCTTCAGAGTCAAAATGCTTGTCCAAAAGCTCTTTAATCAAGAAGGGAATCTGAAAGTGAATGAGAAGGGCATGTTTAAATCAACAGTGACCAATAATGAAGAACAATAATGATATTACTCGGGTTTTATCATAATCTGTATATTGACCAACACACTAGCTAAACAAATCCATTCTCTTGTCCTATGTTTGTGCTCACATTAATGTTTTCCAATGAGATGATTGTACTTTTTGCTGTATCCAGTTGTTTGGTCAGCTCTGATATCCTGTGTAAGTGATCCTTCTGCTTCATGCTTTCCTCCTAGAACAACAAAAGAAGTGTTATTCAGTCTGCAAATAAGCATGAGTATGCATTACATCCATGAATATTCCTTGCATGCATGGCCCGATGCAAAGTGAAGGAGCGTTACCAACTcgaggttgattattttcatccCATCGCAAAGTTCTTCacatacaacagcaatttgccaacacgaaacattttttatttataaagaaccAACAAATTAGATGagttatccatttataattgcATATATGTTAAAAGTTgtgttattgttataattagtagtagcaatagtagtagttgtagtagtagtaatagtataattGTGGCACTGGCTACATTACAGAATGCGTTTCTATTTTCTgtagacaattgtgtgtttgtgtctcacCATTGACAGGAGTTTTTCTTCCAGGACACTGTTTGCCTGCTGACAGCTTGTGTAGCTCTCCTGAAGCCTGTGAGGGAACAAGAGTTTACCAAATTAAATCAGGGTTAAACCAGACGTGTACTTTACTGTACATTGCAAAACTGATATTAGCAAAGAAGCTAAATGATCTGCCAAGAGAATAAGAACAGCTTGAAATATGTAAAAGCAGGCATAAAACATAATATTTGATTTATAACAATACAGTAAGAAGAAATATAAGATGCATTTtcccatattcaagatattttcactgcGATATAATTTTTGCAGTTTAGCGTACTGCATTATACAATGTTATTTTTAAGTTCAAATGATATTTAATCCAATTTTCCACATTACATGGTAAAATTATGTTCATGATAAAACTTACAAAAACGAGCAAATTGTGTATTAAGAGATTAATCATGAAaaattttaagttaataacAGAGTAAATGTTTGTGTCCCTTCCTGAATGTGATATAGATATTCAATAACAGTTTATATTTCCACACCTTGTAgttataattgtttataaagTAAGTATTTCCAACTTCTTTCACATCCTCTGAACAGGGTTTACATGATCTTATAATATTGAGCCCCTCCTTTGCCTGTGTTCTTCTTGATTTATTTCTTATAACCCTGATATTGTCATGTCAGGGTGGAGACAGAGATGTTCATAGCAAAACTTTGTCTTGCTTCTTTACTAATTAGTAATTCAaaactatttttgttgttgttgttttttctttatgtttttgaTTACTGTCTTGGTGTATGGTTTTCACTTATATATTAACTTTGTggaattctattttttttgtagctaTAATGTATTAGAGATAGAAATATagttactttttcacagcatgatATCATCAAGAAAGCAAACTTTTGCAGTAAATTTTGTTAATTGTCTGTAATGGCATAAATCTATTACAACAAAttctatttaaaatttttagtttttatagaaaatgtatatGCATTATTAtactatgatgatgatgatgatgatgatgatgatgatgatgatgatgatgatgatgatgatgatgattattgttgttgttgttgttgttgttgttattgttgctattattatttgaaaaccTGTTTTGAAAACCTTTTTCATCCTTAATATTTCTTCTTTGTGTATGTTTAATAGTGTTATCATCTTTAGGATTACTGGTGGAAAATATTAATAGAAAATTACAATGTTATCCACATCATAGAATCCAGCTGTTGTTAATGTATAGAAATCCTGTGACCCACAAAACTCACCTTTTGCATTTCTCTCTAACACTGCTTAATTCTGTCTTGGTACACTGAAGCTCTGCCTCCATACTTTCAATGCATGACACCATCTGCAACAAATTCTCATGCAGGTCCTTGTTGTAGTGCTCCAGCAATCTGCAAGGCATCATGGGAGTTTTGTTAGGGTCAAAATTCCACACACCAGATTCTTTCTTATTCCAAGCTACTAAGGATTTATTATTAGAGATAATTGCTTTCCTTTGTAAGGCTGGTACCGAGATGTCTGAACCTAGAGAGAACTACTCTCTAAGGACAAAGGACTACTACGAAAACGAACacttgatctctctctcacataatTAGCATCTCCATCTGAATTAGCACATCATGCTGAATGGAGACTAGGAGATCCTCACTATATTGCTtccttcctcctctctcctcacaaccttctctctctgtgtcaagatcacattaaacacacccaAGGTCTATATGCAttacataacatgttttaatgtgaataagaTGTTGACTATACATGTTTCCTATCATACAAAAGGTTTCGGTGCGTCTGGAAAATATAGTCTCATTCCTTCAACGGCAGTTCgaataaaaatattgcatgccGTTAAAGGCATACCCTCCCAGGGTCCCTCACTCAAATTACCTCCTCtatgtaaataaggtacatccttccacagacatcaaattataatcacaaacaaCACCATTTGGAGGACCCACAGAGCATCTGGTTATTAGGGAAGCGCTGGCCAAAGATTTGgggaatctgtagacagatctccTGCACGATtactgtgtgtagtttttctcTACCAGGTATACAAGTTTTTACTTtcttatgttgtattattatgtcttgattttgattggtaatgtaatgctgaatgtaattctttcttcttattattaatagtagtgtTGGATTTGGATGTGTCCctacctggttaaataaattattagacttgattatattctgacttattctgaaattattgtctctagTAGATTACATTAAGTCCTTGTTACTGCAAATCTGTGACCAGTGAGTGGACCCTTGCACCTTTGATATAACAAAACAGTAAACATGTCTGTGTGAACCTGCATATAATCGACTGTGTTACAAAACTTCTGGCGAACTACTTTGGCCTCAGAAAGCATGGCAGATGAAGATCAATTAAGTTTGCAACTAGCCGTCAGGCAGAATACAGAATAGGCTATGCAAAACACATATCGGAATAAGGAAAATCAATAGAGCAAAATACTAAAGCAGATGGGGGTAAAAAAGCACTCACTCGGCTCTGTCAATGCCACTCACTGAATCCTGGGCGTGGAGGGCAGAAGCATGAGGggtgaaagataaaaaaaacagaaaattgaTTTTCAAAGTCATGTGCTTCTGGATAGTTCATTGATTCATACTGACTCACTGAATCCGGACTAATGAACAGATATGGACAGTTTGACGGTGGAAcctctttttatatataatttggtAATAATTAATTGGTCCGTGTTCACAAGTTCTTCAAATATCtcaagcttttaaaaaatacaccCTGCTGCCATAAATGTTAACGTCAGAGAAACAGGGATATAGAAGGGTACTAGAAATAGGGGTTGAGATTATTTTAGACGATAAGAGGAATGTGTGGAATTACAAAATCAAATACCTACACATATACCTGTATTTACATATCTCACATCAAAAAGGCTTAGAGATAGACAAACATGTAATAGATcaatggttctcaaacttttttgaCTACAGTACCCTCTTTCAATATGCTAACATGCTACtatatattttctctttcttacaTAAAAGAGTATTCAaagtaatgtttattaatatactgcagaatataatatatactatatatcatTTTTCAAACTCACCCTTTGTGATTGTTTGGAGTGTCTCCTGTAACCCATGTATTTGTGCTTGTTGATATTCTCCAAGTTAGAGCCAGTCACTGTGGaagatttttttgtgaattccaTACCCAGTCCAGCAGGCAGAGATGCAACTTTGTGCTCAGTATTAAGCTCTCTACATATGCCATAACCACCATTATAACCCAATTTGCCTTTAGCTTGATAGTGTTTCTCCTGCAGGATGGACTCAGAACTGGTTGTCGTACTTTCATTGAGGAGCTGGCTGTATTTTCCATGGTGCTGTTTGTGTGGTGTGGCTCTATACATTTCAGGAGTGGAGTGTTGCTTCTCATGACTGCATTGGTGCTGATACTGGTGTGGCGCATCTGAAGAGCTCCCAGTTTGACACTTATAACTATGTTTATTGGAATctgtcctttctttttctttgtcagATTTCACAGGCTGGACACTGTGCTGTTTGGATCATTTCTGGACATGTGCTGGTTCCTGGTTGGAAGCTTTAGCATGCTGTCTTCTGTCTTCATGGGACAACTTGTGAGATGTTGGTATAGTGCTGAGATTACTCCTGTAAGAGCTGAGTCTTGAAGGACTGATAACCTGCCTGGTAATCTCATCCAGAAAGGCAGAAAACTCAAGCTTTTCTTTTACAAAGTTATTCCTCAGCACCCCCACAGAACTCTGCTTATGAGGACCTGTACTTTGTCTCTTATTGGACAGTGCTTCCATAGACTTGGCTTTCCTGAAGTTTCCATGCCTCTGCCCTTCCTCTTTATGTTTCAAAATACCCTTGTTTGGCAGCTGAATAAATGAGACAGCCCTCTTATGTCTTGCCATATTTACTGTTGCAGTAGCCTTATTCTTGACAGCAAGGTTTTGTCCCAGGCTGTTGGTCTTGTAAAGTTGACTGAGCTCCAATGGGTGGGGTTTACCATGTGCCCTAGGTCTGCATTCTTGGCTTACGCTCTGCAGAAGCCCCTCTACACTTTTGCTCTGGCATCTGTATAGTGGTGATTTCCTCAGTCCTAGCTCTGAGACCTGTTGTTGCTGTCCAGAATGACCAAAATTATGTTGTTTCTGTTGCTGATGGTGGACAGAAAATGTTGAGTCCATGTTCCCCAATGCCTCGTCTTGAAAAATCTTAGCTTCTGGAAGGTTGGAACAGGACACGGAATGCTGGGATTTGTTTAGCAGGAAATGCCACTCACTGTCTAAACTGGACTCCGAAACCAATGAtgcagaagaagaggaagaagagaaggagaagctGGATGTCAAGGCCATAGAAAGGGTGTTATGTTGTCCTTTGTGGGGTCCAGTGCCCCCAAAGTTTTGATGATGATCTGGGTGATTTTGGGAATCATATTGATGGAAGTCATTACTGTTCCTGTGGAAATTATTGGGACAGGAATTACGTTTCAAAGAAGAATGAACTTGGGGCTGCaacaatttatattaaatgtataagATTTAAACATTCCAGGTTTCACACTTGAGTTTGGTTTTAGTAAAAGAAAAGATCAAGTACATACCCAGATGATCTTCTGGAGTTGTGCTGGTTGGGGTGGTGATGTGGTACATCCTGATGAGGAAAAAGATGTTGATGTTTTTGAATTTTACCTTCATCTTTTGATGATTTACGTATGAAATACTTTCTTACTTGTCTCTTCATTGCAGAAGATCTGCTAATTCAACCATAAAGCAATTCAATCATAAAACAATGTAAGTTTGAC is drawn from Ictalurus furcatus strain D&B chromosome 8, Billie_1.0, whole genome shotgun sequence and contains these coding sequences:
- the si:ch211-276i12.4 gene encoding uncharacterized protein si:ch211-276i12.4 codes for the protein MVSCIESMEAELQCTKTELSSVREKCKRLQESYTSCQQANSVLEEKLLSMEESMKQKDHLHRISELTKQLDTAKSTIISLENINIPFLIKELLDKHFDSEDAVKNILFSSSSRGQLDTDKSDRTLGLRDNQSSVRKREDGVSDWLFPGQGDSADRQEHVAAFLPWTESQDPWVGLEKTDASALLEIPGDSNLHSTAVDINSTMYRKIPDAKAKEHVPRVTMQHLGLETEIHSISMLARRPGEVLSNQYSLEEIKGSGEQRTEGCAGIAQKEPYDITYLTAQKMLDNFISQIPSQSKERQSQRDREVGDWTRGPTEGL